In the genome of Leptospira saintgironsiae, one region contains:
- a CDS encoding MFS transporter, protein MESVASLPKTKIVRHELFLILLLASIQFTNIMDFMIMFPLQDYFLKQFQIDTAMFSLVLSSYSFAAAIAALIGANFIDRFNRKSAAIFLYIGFLVGTALCAVAHTYSFLLFARIIAGIFGGMVSGVILSIIGDVFPIEKRGKAMGGVMGAFSAASVLGVPSGIRIAMSYGWNYTFAFIVLLGLPILALAILYLPSLPSKMEKQKVADFSQLISVLSKRDHLVALAFFMSVILGGFTVVTSIAVFMERNMGFSKTQVSHIYEIGGICTFVSSWIVGFLSDKFGKHKVFLILVLLALFPILAITHLPKDLPVYMALGVTTVFMVLVSGRVIPSMAMLTSAIRPEVRGSFMSVNSSLQSVATGIGALLAGAILIQLPNGTFERFDVVGYFAVGFNLLALYLSRKVKIVS, encoded by the coding sequence ATGGAATCCGTAGCTTCACTTCCTAAAACAAAAATAGTTCGTCATGAATTGTTCCTGATCCTGCTTCTTGCGAGTATTCAATTCACGAATATCATGGATTTTATGATAATGTTCCCGCTTCAGGATTATTTTTTGAAACAATTCCAGATCGATACTGCGATGTTTTCCTTAGTCCTTTCTTCATATTCATTTGCCGCTGCGATTGCAGCTTTGATAGGAGCTAACTTTATAGATCGTTTTAATCGTAAGTCCGCTGCCATATTTTTATATATAGGATTTTTGGTAGGAACTGCGCTTTGTGCGGTCGCTCATACGTATTCATTTCTTCTTTTTGCAAGGATTATTGCCGGGATTTTCGGAGGAATGGTCAGTGGAGTTATCCTTTCGATCATAGGTGATGTTTTCCCTATCGAAAAGAGAGGGAAGGCAATGGGAGGAGTGATGGGTGCATTCTCTGCTGCTTCCGTTTTAGGAGTTCCTTCCGGTATCCGAATTGCGATGAGCTACGGCTGGAATTATACTTTTGCATTTATCGTGCTTTTAGGCCTTCCGATCCTGGCCCTGGCCATTCTATATTTGCCAAGCCTTCCTTCTAAAATGGAAAAGCAGAAGGTGGCAGACTTCAGCCAGTTGATTAGCGTACTTTCTAAGAGAGATCATTTGGTGGCTCTTGCGTTTTTTATGAGTGTGATCTTGGGTGGATTTACTGTCGTAACTTCGATAGCTGTTTTTATGGAAAGGAATATGGGCTTCTCTAAGACTCAGGTCAGCCATATCTATGAGATCGGAGGGATCTGCACTTTTGTTTCTTCCTGGATCGTAGGCTTCTTGTCGGATAAGTTCGGAAAACATAAGGTTTTTCTGATCCTAGTTCTTCTCGCTTTGTTTCCTATCCTTGCGATTACCCATTTGCCTAAGGACCTACCAGTGTACATGGCCCTCGGAGTTACGACAGTCTTTATGGTTCTAGTATCCGGTCGGGTTATTCCTTCTATGGCGATGTTAACTTCTGCCATTCGACCTGAGGTCAGAGGAAGTTTCATGTCTGTGAACTCTAGCTTGCAGAGTGTTGCAACAGGTATCGGAGCACTTCTTGCTGGAGCGATCTTGATCCAATTGCCGAATGGAACTTTCGAAAGATTTGATGTAGTAGGGTACTTCGCGGTAGGTTTTAATCTTCTTGCTCTCTATCTTTCCAGAAAAGTGAAAATAGTTTCCTAA
- a CDS encoding DUF362 domain-containing protein encodes MAYVVTEPCVGCKITYCAAACPVEAFREGNDYLVIDPDICINCNDCLRECPVNAIFPEDEVPVIWKDWIVLNKKESRMLPMINDLKKPLLDKHCNIKEL; translated from the coding sequence GTGGCATACGTAGTAACTGAACCCTGCGTTGGGTGTAAAATTACTTACTGTGCTGCTGCTTGTCCTGTAGAAGCTTTCCGAGAAGGAAACGATTACTTAGTCATAGATCCGGATATTTGCATCAATTGTAATGATTGTTTGAGAGAATGTCCGGTGAATGCCATTTTCCCGGAGGATGAGGTGCCGGTGATATGGAAAGATTGGATCGTTTTGAACAAAAAAGAATCGAGAATGTTACCGATGATCAACGATCTTAAAAAACCTCTTTTAGATAAACACTGCAATATTAAAGAATTATGA
- a CDS encoding FecR family protein, with the protein MDENFEHKIRKAIEGEKNEYSSSIDKLSDMLSKSWVSPPSNISFEEIYEKAQASKVISFKKPLLYTIASAAAILIGAFSFLILRNPKAPPIKNELGISVTKIIGKGYLFSSDSDKLLALNEGESVGSGQILKTEPGSKLFLSIAKGEGMILEESTELEIMKEGKQSFRLRNGSILVHLHKNLKKDEFKIITETGLVEVRGTKFEVKESLKEGTIVSVLEGRVAAKSITEPNRGEQVLQPGQKIRLEAKGFQRTFLSSAEQKDLGFKFSELHVDEIARSSEKSFSNKDDLFNEYQRLERVILSNGETLEGVIVDMDENFMYLQTLEKEIKIQRDSVMEVIQLR; encoded by the coding sequence ATGGACGAAAATTTCGAACATAAAATTAGGAAGGCGATCGAAGGTGAGAAGAACGAATACAGTTCTTCTATCGATAAATTGTCCGATATGCTTTCCAAATCTTGGGTTTCCCCTCCTTCAAATATATCTTTCGAAGAAATTTACGAAAAGGCCCAAGCTTCTAAGGTTATTAGCTTTAAAAAACCGTTATTATATACTATTGCTTCTGCAGCTGCAATCTTGATTGGAGCATTCAGTTTTCTTATTTTACGAAATCCTAAAGCACCTCCGATCAAGAATGAACTCGGAATATCGGTAACTAAAATTATCGGTAAAGGATATTTATTCTCTTCAGATTCCGATAAACTTTTAGCCTTAAACGAAGGTGAATCGGTAGGTTCAGGCCAGATCTTGAAAACCGAGCCCGGATCTAAACTTTTCCTAAGCATTGCAAAGGGAGAAGGTATGATCTTGGAAGAATCTACAGAGCTTGAGATCATGAAAGAAGGAAAACAATCTTTCCGACTTCGTAATGGAAGCATCTTAGTTCATCTGCACAAGAATCTTAAAAAAGACGAATTTAAGATCATAACCGAAACAGGTTTGGTAGAAGTTAGAGGAACAAAATTCGAAGTTAAAGAAAGTTTGAAAGAAGGAACTATTGTCTCTGTTTTAGAGGGAAGGGTAGCTGCAAAGAGTATCACTGAACCGAATCGCGGAGAGCAAGTTTTGCAACCAGGCCAAAAAATCCGCTTAGAGGCAAAAGGGTTTCAACGTACTTTTCTATCTTCTGCAGAACAAAAGGACCTTGGGTTTAAATTTTCGGAACTTCATGTGGATGAGATTGCAAGGAGCTCTGAAAAATCTTTCTCCAATAAGGATGATCTGTTTAACGAATACCAAAGATTGGAGAGGGTCATCCTTTCCAACGGTGAAACGTTAGAAGGTGTAATCGTCGACATGGACGAAAATTTTATGTATTTGCAAACCCTCGAAAAGGAAATAAAAATCCAAAGAGATTCAGTTATGGAGGTGATTCAACTTCGCTAA
- a CDS encoding DNA-methyltransferase, which yields MKDILVSETFHKLYNSDSRKMDKLSDESVNLVLTSPPYPMVEMWDDLFKSWDKNTKNALSKNLGNEAFEAMHLQLDKVWGECFRVLKEGGILLINIGDATRSIGGEFSLFSNHSRILQACRNFGFTSLPDILWRKQTNSPTKFMGSGMYPVGAYVTYEHEYILILRKGGLRKYSKSETEIRRNSAFFWEERNVWFSDVWDLKGERQIFKDVGASRERTAAFPLDFAYRLVNMFSIKGDTVLDPFLGTGTASLAALLSSRNSLGYDVDQGILEISRKKLLAAVNVSSKILQNRLQSHLDFISDRKKQKKEISHTNKHYGFPVVTSQETELTFELVDSSLEIEHFSLKAHYSPYNLQNSSKK from the coding sequence ATGAAGGATATACTCGTTTCGGAAACTTTTCATAAATTATATAATTCCGATTCGAGAAAAATGGATAAGCTTTCGGATGAAAGCGTTAATCTCGTATTAACTTCACCTCCTTATCCCATGGTAGAAATGTGGGATGATCTCTTCAAAAGCTGGGATAAAAACACTAAGAATGCTCTTTCCAAAAACTTAGGAAACGAAGCATTCGAGGCGATGCATTTGCAACTGGATAAAGTCTGGGGCGAATGCTTTCGTGTTTTGAAAGAAGGAGGGATCCTTCTAATCAACATAGGGGATGCCACTCGAAGTATTGGAGGCGAATTTAGTTTGTTTTCGAATCACTCCAGGATTTTACAAGCTTGTCGTAACTTCGGCTTTACTTCGCTACCAGATATTCTTTGGAGAAAGCAGACTAATTCCCCAACTAAGTTTATGGGTTCAGGAATGTACCCAGTAGGCGCCTATGTTACCTATGAGCATGAGTATATTTTGATCCTTCGTAAAGGAGGATTGAGAAAGTATTCGAAATCCGAGACGGAGATCCGACGAAATAGCGCCTTTTTCTGGGAGGAAAGGAATGTTTGGTTTTCGGATGTTTGGGATCTAAAGGGTGAAAGGCAGATTTTTAAGGATGTCGGAGCTTCGCGAGAAAGGACCGCGGCGTTTCCTTTGGATTTCGCCTATCGATTGGTGAACATGTTCTCTATAAAGGGTGATACAGTTTTAGATCCATTTTTAGGAACAGGAACTGCATCATTGGCGGCTCTTCTTTCTTCCAGAAATAGCCTCGGATATGATGTAGATCAGGGAATTCTTGAGATTTCTAGGAAGAAGCTACTTGCTGCTGTAAATGTTTCGTCGAAGATACTACAAAACAGACTACAAAGCCATCTTGATTTTATTTCAGATCGAAAGAAGCAAAAGAAAGAGATTTCACATACGAATAAGCATTATGGATTTCCAGTAGTCACTTCTCAGGAGACAGAATTGACCTTCGAATTAGTAGATTCTTCACTTGAGATTGAACATTTCTCCTTGAAAGCTCATTATTCTCCATATAATCTACAAAACTCTTCTAAAAAGTAA
- the ahcY gene encoding adenosylhomocysteinase, protein MSATIQEKGLKYKVKDISLADWGREEIILAEKEMPGLMSLRKEYKGKQPLKGARIAGSLHMTIQTAVLIETLTELGAEVRWSSCNIFSTQDHAAAAIAKTGVPVFAWKGETEEEYWWCVEQTIFFDGGKGPNMILDDGGDLTMYVHEKYPQLLAEIKGVSEETTTGVKGLEKLLKKGELKLPAINVNDSVTKSKFDNLYGCRESLADGIKRATDVMLAGKVALVCGYGDVGKGSAASLRNFGARVIVTEIDPICALQAVMEGYQVLRVEDAIEFVDLVVTATGNDDIISLEHMKAMKDGAILCNIGHFDTEIQMSRLNAEKGVVKKEIKPQVDKYTFENGRSIIVLAEGRLVNLGCATGHPSFVMSCSFTNQVLAQIELWNNKYEIGVYRLPKQLDEKVAALHLEQLGVRLTTLNAKQAEYIGVPVEGPYKPEHYRY, encoded by the coding sequence ATGTCCGCTACAATACAAGAAAAAGGTTTAAAATATAAGGTTAAAGACATTTCTCTCGCGGACTGGGGTCGCGAAGAAATCATTCTGGCTGAAAAAGAAATGCCAGGTCTGATGTCCTTACGCAAAGAATATAAGGGGAAACAACCTCTGAAAGGCGCGCGTATCGCGGGTTCCCTTCACATGACTATCCAAACTGCAGTTCTGATCGAAACTCTGACTGAGCTTGGAGCAGAAGTTCGTTGGTCTTCTTGTAATATCTTCTCCACTCAAGATCATGCGGCAGCTGCTATCGCAAAAACCGGAGTTCCTGTGTTCGCTTGGAAAGGTGAAACGGAAGAAGAATACTGGTGGTGTGTAGAGCAGACTATCTTCTTCGATGGAGGAAAAGGGCCGAATATGATCTTGGACGACGGTGGTGATCTTACCATGTATGTTCATGAGAAATATCCTCAACTTCTCGCTGAGATCAAAGGAGTTTCTGAAGAAACTACTACAGGAGTAAAAGGTCTCGAAAAACTCCTCAAAAAAGGTGAATTGAAACTTCCTGCGATCAACGTAAACGATTCTGTTACTAAGTCCAAATTCGACAACTTATACGGTTGTAGAGAATCCTTGGCAGACGGTATCAAACGTGCAACTGACGTTATGCTTGCTGGAAAAGTAGCTCTCGTTTGCGGATACGGAGACGTTGGAAAAGGTTCTGCTGCTTCTTTACGCAATTTTGGCGCTAGAGTGATCGTTACTGAGATCGATCCTATCTGTGCTCTTCAGGCAGTAATGGAAGGATACCAAGTTCTAAGAGTAGAAGATGCGATTGAATTCGTGGATCTTGTAGTAACTGCGACCGGAAACGACGACATTATTTCCCTTGAACACATGAAAGCAATGAAAGACGGCGCGATTCTTTGCAATATCGGACACTTCGACACTGAGATCCAAATGTCCAGATTGAACGCAGAGAAAGGTGTAGTGAAGAAGGAAATTAAACCTCAGGTAGACAAATATACTTTCGAGAATGGTAGATCAATTATCGTTCTTGCAGAGGGTCGTTTAGTGAACCTTGGTTGTGCAACTGGCCACCCATCTTTCGTAATGTCCTGTTCTTTCACGAACCAAGTATTGGCTCAGATCGAACTTTGGAACAATAAGTACGAAATCGGTGTCTATAGATTACCTAAACAATTAGATGAGAAAGTTGCAGCGTTACATTTGGAGCAATTAGGAGTTCGCCTAACCACATTAAACGCTAAACAAGCTGAGTATATCGGAGTACCGGTAGAAGGTCCGTATAAACCGGAACACTACCGCTATTAA
- a CDS encoding ArsR/SmtB family transcription factor, producing the protein MSLKDVSLGRESVETYSDSILVPPSAAKGTFQDRDILLAIKALSDETRIRVLRILSVAPLNVQEITEVLDMGQSRISRHLKILADAGFLTFQREGSWVYYSPKVSNDDSQDFSARFHTLLLDFEESLPYSEQDLVKTKDILKQRDLKRSKYFDDVAQNWESIQSDVLDPVLYRNKILDLLPEHSRRILDLGCGPGGLIPYLLMKSQEVIGIDSSEKMIKEAKSSFLNNSQVHLLTSEIETLPEDLVQSADSVVASMVLHHLSNPPQAMKEIHKVLKDDGVFIIVDLKKHNQEIMRDNFADLWLGFESELLTDWLNHTGFSLESIEEVESQKYFKVLIIKAKKRGGL; encoded by the coding sequence ATGTCATTAAAGGATGTGTCTTTAGGAAGAGAATCTGTCGAAACTTACTCCGATTCAATTCTCGTTCCGCCTTCTGCGGCAAAAGGGACTTTTCAAGATCGAGATATTCTACTCGCGATAAAGGCATTATCTGATGAAACCCGAATTCGGGTTCTTCGGATACTCTCTGTTGCTCCTCTCAATGTTCAGGAGATAACAGAAGTTTTAGACATGGGCCAATCCAGAATCTCTAGGCACTTAAAGATCCTCGCAGATGCCGGATTCCTGACATTTCAACGCGAAGGTTCTTGGGTATATTATAGCCCTAAGGTCTCGAACGACGATTCGCAGGATTTTTCTGCCAGGTTTCATACGCTTCTTTTGGATTTTGAAGAGAGCCTTCCATATTCAGAACAAGATTTAGTTAAGACTAAAGATATCCTTAAACAGAGAGATCTGAAAAGGTCAAAATATTTCGATGATGTAGCCCAGAATTGGGAAAGCATTCAAAGCGATGTTCTGGATCCGGTATTATATCGTAATAAGATTCTAGACTTACTTCCAGAACATTCTCGTCGGATCTTAGACCTTGGATGTGGTCCTGGTGGCTTAATTCCTTACTTGTTGATGAAGAGTCAGGAAGTTATTGGGATCGATTCTTCTGAAAAGATGATTAAAGAGGCAAAGAGTTCCTTTTTAAATAATTCCCAAGTACATTTGCTCACGTCCGAGATTGAAACTTTGCCTGAAGATCTAGTTCAGTCTGCAGATTCTGTCGTAGCTTCGATGGTCTTACACCACCTTTCTAACCCACCTCAGGCTATGAAAGAAATTCATAAAGTACTAAAGGACGATGGCGTTTTCATCATCGTAGATCTAAAAAAACACAATCAAGAAATCATGCGTGATAATTTCGCTGACTTATGGCTCGGATTCGAGTCGGAACTTCTCACAGATTGGTTGAACCACACCGGCTTTAGCCTTGAATCTATCGAAGAAGTGGAATCTCAGAAATACTTCAAAGTATTAATAATTAAAGCTAAGAAAAGAGGAGGACTTTAA
- a CDS encoding FecR family protein, with protein sequence MKNQALVFALIIFSTLFALPSSLLAEEEIAIVLFVVGDVSGTQEGKRVSLKKNSILKKQDELETKEGKVDLQIGPSVVVRIAAFTKVKIAELSSDKKANKSKLELVSGKVFARVDKGSKKEDFTITAPSYNAGVRGTQFVVCEENEAQRKENPDHEDSDVPNGIFVKEGEVGVTTENGKNFPLKQDEEAIISPQGLLKQPLEEFMREKMKILDGFKKIMEENYKILRDQKLQNQELLNQTKQDI encoded by the coding sequence ATGAAAAACCAAGCACTTGTATTTGCTCTCATCATTTTCTCGACCTTATTTGCCTTGCCTTCTTCTTTACTCGCAGAAGAAGAAATTGCGATCGTACTATTCGTTGTAGGGGATGTTTCCGGAACTCAAGAAGGGAAAAGGGTAAGTCTCAAGAAGAATTCTATCTTGAAAAAGCAAGATGAACTTGAAACGAAAGAAGGGAAAGTCGATCTTCAAATCGGTCCTTCCGTAGTTGTTCGCATTGCGGCTTTCACCAAAGTAAAAATTGCTGAACTAAGTTCCGACAAAAAAGCAAATAAATCAAAATTGGAACTCGTTTCCGGCAAGGTATTTGCCCGGGTAGATAAAGGATCTAAGAAAGAAGATTTTACAATTACTGCGCCTTCTTACAACGCTGGCGTTCGAGGAACGCAATTTGTAGTTTGCGAAGAGAATGAAGCTCAACGCAAAGAAAATCCTGATCACGAAGATTCCGATGTTCCAAATGGAATTTTCGTGAAAGAAGGAGAAGTCGGAGTAACGACAGAAAATGGAAAGAACTTCCCGTTGAAGCAAGATGAAGAAGCAATAATATCTCCTCAGGGTCTTCTGAAACAACCTTTGGAAGAATTTATGCGCGAGAAAATGAAGATTTTAGATGGCTTTAAGAAGATTATGGAAGAGAATTATAAAATTCTTAGAGATCAAAAACTTCAGAACCAGGAATTATTAAATCAAACTAAGCAGGATATATGA
- a CDS encoding TIGR04454 family lipoprotein codes for MKNTFFSILTILIFAGLISCGGAKVSQAECDPVVNELISNLAVGQTPEQADKLKAMQGQISAHLLKECMTGKYDLTCLKSSKTLAALATCKK; via the coding sequence ATGAAAAACACGTTTTTTTCGATCCTTACGATTCTAATTTTTGCAGGTCTTATTTCTTGCGGCGGAGCGAAAGTGAGCCAAGCAGAATGTGATCCAGTTGTAAACGAATTGATTTCCAATCTTGCTGTTGGTCAAACTCCTGAGCAAGCTGACAAACTGAAAGCTATGCAAGGTCAAATTTCTGCTCATCTACTCAAAGAGTGTATGACTGGTAAATATGATCTTACTTGTTTAAAATCTTCTAAAACACTTGCAGCTCTTGCTACTTGTAAGAAGTAA
- a CDS encoding glycoside hydrolase family 5 protein, protein MLEIKVEDGNFIDSEGYILQLRGVNLSGSSKLPFKPDGTTHFDQSLTFHDHRKVSFVGRPLEEKEAAEHLDRLKKWGFNFLRFLVTWEAVEHLGPGKYDQAYLDYIERMVALADKKGFYVFIDPHQDVWSRFTGGDGAPGWTLEEVGMNIENIKDSDTAIVHHFQGRNYKRMSWPLNYQKYACATMFSLFFGGKTFAPKLSIHGKNVETFLQDHYIEAMCRIAKKVAKYKNVLGFDSLNEPSPGWIGKKNIGEFSGLGFGKVLTTSPFQEMFLSEGRTVRANNAYMLGFTGFNLGKTKINTKSVPLWREGKHCIWRQHGVWDYDPNGAPMLLRPDYFNKYRGRKIEFYPEFMLPFIKRFKTRIQSVQKKFSIFVESDPGSLELDWDEKPKKGEGTVINATHWYDVSVLMFKRFIPWFGVHIFKQIPIFGKKNVEKAYEDTIRMIKEVSIKKMNNCPTVIGETGIPMDMNGRLAFRTKNYSHLEASLDRIITSIEKNFVHYTLWNYTPDNTHSLGDRWNEEDLSLYSLDTPKSIDEDGGRAVRAFSRPYPIRTKGNPEAISFDIEKSMFKYSFRKEGDEIPVAEIFLPEIHYGKGFDVLVNAGTWKFDSKKRILTFKGEKSVSYYGITIFPTKK, encoded by the coding sequence ATGCTGGAAATTAAGGTAGAAGACGGAAATTTTATAGATTCAGAAGGATATATTCTTCAGTTGCGAGGAGTAAATCTTTCCGGAAGTTCCAAACTCCCATTCAAACCGGATGGAACCACACATTTCGATCAGTCCTTAACATTTCATGATCATAGAAAAGTTTCCTTCGTAGGAAGACCTTTAGAAGAGAAAGAAGCTGCGGAACATTTAGATCGATTGAAGAAGTGGGGATTCAACTTTCTTCGCTTTCTTGTTACTTGGGAAGCAGTGGAACATTTAGGTCCAGGCAAATATGATCAAGCATATCTAGACTATATTGAAAGAATGGTGGCACTCGCCGACAAAAAAGGATTCTACGTTTTTATCGATCCTCACCAAGATGTTTGGTCCAGATTTACAGGAGGTGATGGCGCTCCCGGTTGGACTTTGGAAGAAGTCGGAATGAATATTGAGAATATTAAAGATTCCGATACTGCAATCGTTCATCATTTTCAAGGCAGGAATTATAAAAGAATGTCCTGGCCTTTAAACTATCAGAAGTATGCATGCGCTACAATGTTCTCTCTATTCTTCGGAGGGAAAACATTTGCACCTAAATTATCTATTCATGGAAAGAACGTAGAAACCTTTTTGCAAGATCATTATATAGAAGCAATGTGTAGGATCGCGAAGAAGGTCGCTAAATACAAAAACGTTTTAGGATTCGATTCTTTGAATGAACCTTCTCCTGGATGGATCGGTAAAAAGAATATTGGAGAATTTTCCGGGCTTGGTTTTGGAAAAGTTCTGACTACTTCTCCTTTCCAAGAAATGTTTTTATCCGAGGGAAGAACCGTAAGAGCAAATAATGCTTATATGCTCGGGTTTACAGGATTTAATTTAGGAAAAACTAAAATAAATACAAAGTCAGTTCCTCTTTGGCGGGAAGGAAAACATTGTATTTGGAGACAACATGGAGTTTGGGATTACGATCCGAATGGCGCTCCAATGTTGCTTCGTCCTGATTATTTTAATAAGTATAGAGGAAGAAAGATAGAATTCTACCCTGAATTCATGCTTCCTTTTATAAAAAGATTCAAAACTAGAATTCAATCTGTTCAGAAAAAATTCTCCATTTTTGTAGAATCAGACCCAGGAAGTTTAGAATTGGACTGGGACGAAAAACCAAAAAAGGGAGAAGGAACTGTAATCAACGCGACTCATTGGTATGATGTTTCCGTGTTGATGTTCAAACGTTTTATTCCTTGGTTTGGAGTTCATATCTTCAAGCAGATCCCAATATTCGGAAAGAAGAATGTAGAGAAGGCGTACGAAGACACGATCAGAATGATCAAAGAAGTTTCCATCAAGAAGATGAATAATTGTCCTACAGTGATCGGAGAAACTGGGATCCCAATGGATATGAACGGACGTTTGGCGTTCCGAACAAAAAATTATTCTCACTTAGAAGCTTCTCTAGATCGTATCATAACTTCTATCGAGAAAAATTTCGTACATTATACACTTTGGAATTATACTCCTGATAATACTCATAGTTTAGGGGATAGATGGAATGAAGAAGATCTTTCTCTCTATTCTTTGGACACTCCTAAAAGTATAGATGAAGATGGGGGAAGGGCAGTCAGAGCCTTCTCCAGACCTTATCCAATCCGAACTAAAGGAAATCCTGAAGCGATCAGTTTTGATATTGAAAAATCCATGTTCAAATATTCTTTCCGAAAAGAAGGAGATGAAATTCCAGTAGCTGAGATCTTCCTTCCAGAAATACATTACGGAAAAGGATTCGATGTGTTGGTGAATGCAGGAACTTGGAAGTTCGACTCCAAAAAAAGAATACTGACCTTCAAGGGAGAAAAGTCAGTTTCCTATTACGGCATAACTATTTTCCCGACTAAAAAATAA
- a CDS encoding patatin-like phospholipase family protein — MKRALVLSGGGARGAYHAGVLKYLEEIGFKPDVVCGTSVGAITASALGCGMNAARIIDLWKSIEIQKVMKYSIWNDFLDLIFRRFSPLADTTPLKYLLYSQLDFRNMRKNPMEIIITAVNILTAELVFFGNKDIDIEHVMASSAIPLIFPWQYVDGKPHWDGGVMANVPILPAVERGAKEIVVVLLSPVGGVNMGLPRNRRDGLERVFELSLIGSFQTIMANLQYQKKQKDNKKKGFTKSLLSFSEPEKTDYKIRVIGPRTSLGFGSILNFSQVQADYLISRGYEDAKIQFGED, encoded by the coding sequence ATGAAGCGAGCTTTAGTATTATCCGGTGGAGGCGCTCGAGGCGCATATCATGCCGGGGTCCTAAAATATTTAGAAGAAATCGGATTCAAACCGGATGTAGTCTGCGGGACTTCCGTGGGCGCGATCACCGCTTCCGCATTAGGTTGCGGAATGAATGCAGCGAGGATCATAGATCTTTGGAAATCTATCGAAATCCAGAAGGTAATGAAATATTCCATCTGGAACGATTTCCTGGACCTGATCTTTCGCAGATTTTCCCCACTCGCAGATACAACTCCTTTAAAATATTTACTCTACTCTCAATTAGATTTTCGTAATATGCGAAAAAATCCAATGGAGATCATCATCACTGCGGTGAATATTCTGACTGCAGAACTCGTTTTTTTCGGGAACAAGGACATTGATATAGAACATGTGATGGCTTCTTCTGCCATACCCTTGATCTTTCCTTGGCAGTATGTGGATGGGAAACCTCATTGGGACGGGGGAGTGATGGCGAATGTTCCGATCCTCCCAGCGGTAGAAAGAGGCGCAAAAGAGATAGTAGTAGTATTGTTGTCTCCTGTGGGAGGAGTCAATATGGGGCTTCCAAGGAACAGAAGGGACGGTCTTGAGAGAGTATTCGAACTTTCTTTGATTGGATCTTTTCAGACTATTATGGCAAACCTGCAGTATCAAAAAAAACAAAAGGATAATAAGAAGAAGGGATTCACCAAATCATTATTGTCCTTCTCCGAACCTGAAAAAACAGATTATAAGATCAGAGTGATCGGACCGCGAACTTCTCTTGGTTTCGGAAGTATATTAAATTTCTCTCAAGTACAGGCGGACTATCTGATCAGCCGCGGATACGAAGATGCCAAAATCCAATTCGGGGAAGATTAA
- a CDS encoding RNA polymerase sigma factor — MASRKDFMETLYRESNGRIFDFLYKYTGNPETASDLMQDTFLNFFKKYSNSDLNKEQALKLLYTIARNRSINYAKKFSTVKESGTDDMGTYREEGQSFERKTELSDLESRLMDCLDDLEEGERYALVLKNIEKYTLADIADIMGISIATASRLVVKATGKLVEIAKNKQILPMD; from the coding sequence ATGGCATCCCGAAAAGATTTTATGGAGACCCTGTATCGGGAATCCAACGGGAGAATTTTTGATTTCTTGTATAAGTATACCGGAAATCCAGAAACTGCCTCAGACCTCATGCAGGATACGTTTCTTAATTTTTTTAAGAAGTATTCCAATTCCGACTTAAACAAAGAACAAGCCCTAAAGCTGTTATATACGATTGCGAGAAATCGATCGATTAACTATGCCAAGAAGTTCTCCACGGTAAAAGAATCCGGAACGGACGATATGGGAACTTATAGAGAAGAAGGACAAAGTTTCGAAAGAAAAACGGAACTTTCCGACTTAGAATCCAGATTGATGGATTGTTTGGACGACTTAGAAGAAGGAGAAAGATACGCTTTAGTATTAAAGAATATAGAAAAATACACGTTGGCTGATATTGCAGATATCATGGGGATCTCGATTGCAACTGCATCTAGATTGGTTGTGAAAGCGACCGGAAAGCTCGTAGAGATCGCAAAAAATAAACAAATTCTGCCGATGGACTAA